One genomic window of Deltaproteobacteria bacterium includes the following:
- a CDS encoding MBL fold metallo-hydrolase has protein sequence MKKRPSSPDCPTDVEPQAPPAALSVCVLASGSRGNAIWISDGATSVLFDAGLSGKEIEARMAARGLCPQSLTALVLSHEHTDHQQAVGVLSRRFGIRVLATEKTFRAASAVVKKPAGLSHFSPGKTFEIGSLSVCPFSTSHDAADPTGFTITGAGVKIGLATDLGVATNLVAHHLSGCRALLLESNHDPQMLQDGPYPWHLKQRVKGRTGHLSNQDSRDLLGRVLCPATSHVVLCHLSETNNTPETALSAVAPALSGHKAHLSAASQDRPGPLIMLYQ, from the coding sequence GTGAAAAAACGCCCGTCTTCGCCCGATTGTCCCACGGATGTCGAACCCCAGGCCCCTCCAGCCGCGCTTTCGGTATGCGTGCTGGCTTCGGGAAGCAGGGGAAACGCCATCTGGATTTCAGATGGGGCCACCAGCGTTCTTTTCGACGCGGGGCTTTCGGGAAAGGAGATCGAGGCCAGAATGGCGGCGCGGGGCCTTTGCCCCCAAAGCCTCACGGCCCTGGTGCTCTCCCACGAGCACACAGACCATCAGCAGGCGGTGGGGGTGCTTTCAAGGCGCTTTGGCATAAGGGTCCTTGCCACGGAAAAGACCTTCAGGGCCGCGTCTGCGGTGGTGAAAAAACCGGCGGGCCTTTCACATTTTTCGCCCGGAAAGACCTTCGAGATAGGCTCTCTTTCCGTCTGCCCGTTTTCCACCAGCCACGATGCAGCCGACCCCACGGGCTTCACCATAACCGGGGCAGGGGTTAAAATCGGTCTCGCCACGGACCTGGGCGTGGCCACCAACCTCGTTGCCCATCATCTTTCGGGCTGCCGGGCGCTTTTATTGGAATCCAACCACGACCCGCAAATGCTTCAGGACGGCCCCTACCCCTGGCACCTGAAGCAGCGCGTAAAGGGCCGCACCGGGCACCTTTCCAACCAGGATTCCCGCGACCTTCTTGGCCGCGTACTTTGCCCCGCCACCAGCCACGTGGTGCTCTGCCACTTGTCCGAGACCAACAACACCCCGGAAACCGCCCTTTCCGCCGTGGCCCCGGCCCTTTCGGGGC